Below is a window of Stygiolobus azoricus DNA.
GGAACACCCTTGACCGCCTCACGGCCTTTTGGCTTAACTATGATTTTTAGTGAAGAGGTCTTTAGCACATTTCCAGAAGCGTTCATAACTCTCACTTCATAGCTGTAAGTACCTGGCTCCTCCGGCGCCTTTATCCTCCAATCTATTTTTGCCGACGGACTCTCGTCACTGATACTGAGTGCATTAGAGCTTAGCGTGCCAAAGGTAGCCACCAAGGACAAGTCTCCTTTGAACCCACCGATTCTCTCTATAAGCACTGTTACTGTTACCTCCTCGCCCGGCAGAGCAGTAATTTCATAGTTGTCCAGCTTAACGTCCACACCCTCCTCTATAAACTCTGTAATTCTAACCAATGGGCTATTATGCAGTACCTCAAGGTCTGGTCTCTTCGAAGCCTCAGCTACAGGCACCAGGCTCCCATCAATGTAGAATGCATACCATATCCTTCTTATTCCACCCCCTACTCTCTCCTCCTTCACATGTCCCAGGCCTTCAAGCTGTTCCTGGAGAGCTGTTCTCCACGGTAGTATCAAATCACTCGGCTCCAAGCTATGCGGAGCTTCTCCTTCCACTATCGAAGGTGGGTTGCAGTCTTGCCTAGACCTACATTCATACACCTTCTTGAAGAATATCTTGTCCTGCCTCTTAACTCCAATCTTAAGGCTCTTTACACCATCAATTAAAGCTTGCTTAATGGTCTCTTCCCTTACCATAGGTAGTCTGGGGTTAGAGTAGAAGTAGTCAACAATATCCGAAACTGTTTTTGCGAAATTTCCTTCAGATAATTCTATACCAATCTGGGATAGCATGTATTCGAGCACGCTGAAGTCCAGCTCGTCGTATAGTTTTGGCGGATTATCGCTCTTGAGAGCATGTGTAGCTGTCTCTATTATAGTATCAGCCATGGTTGCGTTTGTAAACTTATATGTATTCCTATGACTCTTTTCATCGAAGCTTGGGTATGCAACGAGGTTTAGGCCAGCAAGTATACTTCTAACGAGCTTACCCTCTACTCCCTCCATTCCCTCGCAATATCTTTTAAGCTTCTTTTTCATGACCTCACGGTCGTCTTCATCCTTATACATGGAGTCGAGCTCCTCACTCACTATATCACACGCGATTAAGTGCTTGGCATCTCTGATCATCTGCAAGACACTATTACTATCACGCGGATATATTATGTAGACTGTGTTGGCGTATCTCCTTAACTCGCCATTAGTGGTTTCATAGATTACTTTCTCTATATCGCTACTCTGGATAGGTGAAAGAACCGCCACCAATATGTAGTCTCTTGAGTCATGATCCACGGGTTTGGGCTCGACCAAGACCATGCTGGAGCCTGTGTTGAAGGGTGTCTCTGCTGCTTCTCCTCCCTGCTTATGCTTCCGCGAGCCTGATACCACATCCTTATAGGAAGTGGTTAGAAGCCTCCAACCATACTCTTCGACCTTCTTAAGCGCCTCATGGTCATCTATAGTTTTTGCGGTCATCTCAACCATCCCTATTGGTGAGACAATCTGGGTGAACCAGTAACGCTCGCTCTCGCTTAGCAGGTAGACAAGGTTGTTGGAGGCCCACTCCAATGCGTCCAGGTAATCCTTCGGCTGTAGATTAAGGGCTCTCGCCATGCTGGGCTCGAATGTCGATACTATGATCTCGTGCTTGTCAGGGTATAGTTGGAGCTGCTGCTTAATCGAGCCAGTATAGACGAAGGTCTTAACGAGTATTGTTTTAGCTATAGTCTTGGCTAGCTCGGGTTTCTCATAGCTCTTAGTCCTCTCTACCACATCATCCTCCAATATTGTGTCGTACTGTCTGTATAGCACGTCAGAGAATAATATGCCCCTTATCTCTCGATCCTCAATATCAATATGGAAAGGCATAACGAGTTCTGCAGCGCTCTTTGCATTTACGAGTTTTCTGATAACCTTTCTAGTAATCCTGATGGCGTCCCTGGTTTTCTGTAGACCCTCATGCTTGTCCACGATGTCCACTAGTGTGTTGATGTAGGATGGGTGGAAGGGGTAAGTATTCTCGATTAAGTGAGCCTTTCTCACCACGTCATCTCCGAAAACCTCTTTGTTCTCCTCGGCTCTATATAGTTCTGCGAGGCTAGAGGATACCGCCCTAGCCGCCTTATGGTCTATGCTCTCAAAAATCCTTACCTTGAGTATGCTTGCTATATCAGAGGAGGTTACAGGAACTATTCTCTTAGACTCGACCCTGCTCACAGACTTATGCAGGCTCTTAACCACGTCAAGCTGAGACTTATAGCGCTCCTCGACCTCAAGCCCTTCCCCTCTCTCTTCTACAGGCAGTGAGACTATGAGGACAACTGGATGTCTAGAAAGATCAATAGCCTTAGCGAGAGACTCAACAAATGATAGAACCTGGTCACCGTAGTTCTGGAGCCCGGGGTCGCTGGTGGACTTAAGCCCGACAACATAGTGGGCTAACTCGTCCACTAGAATCAGGACGGGCTTGTTTCCGAGTAGCTTGAGGATCACATCGGCGGGAGGCGCTAGTAGCTTCTCATCGTTCTCCCTCACCTCGTCGAAACGACCCAGCTGATGGGCTAGAGACCCCCAGATAGTCTGAACCCTATAACCTTCAGGAACCTTTAGGGGGTTAACAGGGGTTGGGGCTAGCTCGCTAAAATAGCCATCAAGCACAACCACTCGCACTCCTCCCATCTTGGATAGCTCCTCGGCAAGCCTGTGCAGACGCTCCCTTGTCTCGTTATCCTCGGTCTTAGCATTCAGGAGAGCGTCTGGTTTACGGAAAGCATGGTAAATAGTGAGCAACATATGGGTCTTACCGCCACCAAACAGCGATAGGAGCATGACTAGCTTATGACCACCTCTGCCCATGAGGGCGTCAGCAACGTTCTCGAGAGCCTCAACCATGTGCTTGGTAATAAGGGTTCTCTTGAAGAACTCTACAGGATCCGAGTAGATATCCTCCTCCTTACCCAGATGCACTCCTCCTAGGCTTGGAGCCGCCTTCTCGTCAAGCCTGGGTTCGAGCACGTCGCTCCAGACTTTAACATAATTTAGGAACCCCATAACTCATCACTCCTCATCTACTTTATTAATACTAACCCATTTATCAATACCAACCTGTCTGGGTGCAAGCGTATCAACAACTCTGTTCACAAGCTCACGCTCCGGGTCATTGGATTGGAGAACCTCTGCTAGGATGCGTGCCAGGCCCAGGGTTTCCTCATATAACGCGGGATACATGGTGCGAAGCTCCTCAGCCCTCTTGGTAAACTCGCTCTTAGGCATGGTCACAGCATAGTACTCGAGAAGGTGCAGGAGGTCTACAGCAGTCCTAACCACAGGATTCCTCAGATTAACACCTCTCTTCTCCAATGCAGACCTCACAGCACCGGCAGGGTCGCGCTGATCCCATGCAGGCTCAAGCAAGCGGAACTTATCACTCTCCTGCTCCACCAACCCAAACTCCTTCAGCCTCCCCATCTCGTTACGGGTGCCAATAGCGAGGATAGCCATAGTACTCCTATCCAGCGTCCTCCTAACCTGCTGAGGCCTCCTAGCAATAAGCACCTTACCAAGAAGATAGAAGAGGGACATACTACTGAGCCTCCCAGCCAGCTTGCCTCCGCCAAGGGCACGAGCAATAGCCTCGGCGGTAGCAGGATACACGTGCTCCTCCACAAGCTCCTTAACATTCTTAACACCCACTATCTTCTCATATCTTGTGAAGACGAATAACACACAGCCCAAGACACTGACAAACAGATTGACACCATCAAACCCCTTTTTCAAAAGACTACCCGCATATTCTGTGCACTCCTCGAGCGCCTTGGAATAAGCCTCTCCTGCGAGTACCTGCCCACTAACACCCTTACGCCAAACAGCAATAATACTAACATCAAGACCAGCCTTACCACGAGCAGTAACCCGGTCCTTAGACTCAGTAACCATGGCGTGAGCAACAGTAATCCTAAGACCAGCACCCCTCCAACCAGCATCAAGCAAAGCCTCCCAAGCATCAGGACTAGTATGAGCATAATACGTAACAAGAATTCCATTATCAGCTAACTTGCCAGCCATTGTTTGGAATGACTTAGTCAAGAGCTTCTTGAAATATTCTAAGCTACCAGTATCTCCACCAAAGAACTTGGAGCGACCACTACTCTCACTAACTTCTTTATCCGCGAAATACTTCCACTGAACCTCGATCTCAGCTCCATCTCTAAAGAAGGCCTCTGGAACAAAGCGAGGCTGTCTAATAGCCAGACCACCAACATCGATAACATCGCTCAATGCACGCTTAAGCCACACATAGTAAAAGTCACTAAGCTCGGCATAAGGCACATCATCCCTATAAGGCGGGTCAGTAACAATAACATCAAACTTCTCACCATCTAGCTTACTAAGCACAGTAGCATCGTCAAACAAAACCCTAACCCTACTAGGACTATCTCTAACAGCAGAAACAAGATAAGACAAACCATCAATAACAGATTTTAGCGACCTCTTATACGAGCCAAGAATATCCACAATAGGGTACTCCTCTACCCAGTTCCATGTCATAGCAATACCCCTAAATGCGAGAGTTTCTCTGATAAGTTTCTGTGTAGGTTCGGTAGAGGTCACAATACTATTGTAATTAATGTGTTTAAGTAATGCTATTGCTAGGTATGTTGTTACTGCTTCGGCGTATTTGAGCGCCTCCTCCCTGCTCCACCCTTCCCTGAGCTTCTCCTCCTCAACCCTCTTACCTGCTTCTCGTATCAGCTTGACTAGCTTGACTAGGGTTAATAGCTGTCGTGGGTTGAAGAGCTTATAGAATTTATCAAATCCCCAAGTCCATATACTTAGTGCTCCTCCTCCACTAGCAGTATATTTCCATAGTTCTTCTGCTGGTATGTCTGGGTCTCCCCATAGTTGTCTTAGCTTCTCTAGTGCTTTCCACAGTTTTTCTTGGTCTTCTTGGGTTGCTGGCTGGAATTCTAGGTCTCCATTAACAATCTTGACTTTTGCTAGGATTCTTGGTCTGGCCTTCGTGGTTTCTTTGAGTGTCTGTATGTCTATTTGCCTGGAGAGGTATTGTTCTAGTTTTTGGTTCCACTCTCGTATTGCTTCCTTGACGATCCAGTCTCTTGCGCCTTTGCGTATTTGGTTGTTACAGTGGAGACAGATCGCGGTCTCTCTCCTCGCGT
It encodes the following:
- a CDS encoding DUF499 domain-containing protein; this encodes MGFLNYVKVWSDVLEPRLDEKAAPSLGGVHLGKEEDIYSDPVEFFKRTLITKHMVEALENVADALMGRGGHKLVMLLSLFGGGKTHMLLTIYHAFRKPDALLNAKTEDNETRERLHRLAEELSKMGGVRVVVLDGYFSELAPTPVNPLKVPEGYRVQTIWGSLAHQLGRFDEVRENDEKLLAPPADVILKLLGNKPVLILVDELAHYVVGLKSTSDPGLQNYGDQVLSFVESLAKAIDLSRHPVVLIVSLPVEERGEGLEVEERYKSQLDVVKSLHKSVSRVESKRIVPVTSSDIASILKVRIFESIDHKAARAVSSSLAELYRAEENKEVFGDDVVRKAHLIENTYPFHPSYINTLVDIVDKHEGLQKTRDAIRITRKVIRKLVNAKSAAELVMPFHIDIEDREIRGILFSDVLYRQYDTILEDDVVERTKSYEKPELAKTIAKTILVKTFVYTGSIKQQLQLYPDKHEIIVSTFEPSMARALNLQPKDYLDALEWASNNLVYLLSESERYWFTQIVSPIGMVEMTAKTIDDHEALKKVEEYGWRLLTTSYKDVVSGSRKHKQGGEAAETPFNTGSSMVLVEPKPVDHDSRDYILVAVLSPIQSSDIEKVIYETTNGELRRYANTVYIIYPRDSNSVLQMIRDAKHLIACDIVSEELDSMYKDEDDREVMKKKLKRYCEGMEGVEGKLVRSILAGLNLVAYPSFDEKSHRNTYKFTNATMADTIIETATHALKSDNPPKLYDELDFSVLEYMLSQIGIELSEGNFAKTVSDIVDYFYSNPRLPMVREETIKQALIDGVKSLKIGVKRQDKIFFKKVYECRSRQDCNPPSIVEGEAPHSLEPSDLILPWRTALQEQLEGLGHVKEERVGGGIRRIWYAFYIDGSLVPVAEASKRPDLEVLHNSPLVRITEFIEEGVDVKLDNYEITALPGEEVTVTVLIERIGGFKGDLSLVATFGTLSSNALSISDESPSAKIDWRIKAPEEPGTYSYEVRVMNASGNVLKTSSLKIIVKPKGREAVKGVPPKDTKLSVIEVKVPVFNFKPLRIIDTKFSSNCEVEEAVLELEAEISGKKPRASLRLSSVSIDDVINIFPAIAQRYGIAVKSASYWIRLRPRNGDYIIAPEFTQEEAREIGDYMTYNVFEGG
- a CDS encoding DUF1156 domain-containing protein, giving the protein MSSREDRRFIEAPGFPADVVNEASSKEKQGGGRPPYWEMVFWWTRKPLAGARSVVAGALLPADTNSLEFKYNLHLTESVAHRKNPLITPKWRERLSRARLLDPFAGFGSIPLEAVRLGVGEVVAVELLPTAYVLLKAVLEYPKWAVERGLGEKLVKDVERWGEWVAKKLQEDPDIRELYDDDVAVYIGTWEIRCPHCGRQTPLVGNWWLARVSKETVEEEGEEEEGTRSGVFSRLAWMEPVKAGDQIVIKIVDLNKELGRKILKAKVNSGQGTVVVDGKTYRVSKSNIDARRETAICLHCNNQIRKGARDWIVKEAIREWNQKLEQYLSRQIDIQTLKETTKARPRILAKVKIVNGDLEFQPATQEDQEKLWKALEKLRQLWGDPDIPAEELWKYTASGGGALSIWTWGFDKFYKLFNPRQLLTLVKLVKLIREAGKRVEEEKLREGWSREEALKYAEAVTTYLAIALLKHINYNSIVTSTEPTQKLIRETLAFRGIAMTWNWVEEYPIVDILGSYKRSLKSVIDGLSYLVSAVRDSPSRVRVLFDDATVLSKLDGEKFDVIVTDPPYRDDVPYAELSDFYYVWLKRALSDVIDVGGLAIRQPRFVPEAFFRDGAEIEVQWKYFADKEVSESSGRSKFFGGDTGSLEYFKKLLTKSFQTMAGKLADNGILVTYYAHTSPDAWEALLDAGWRGAGLRITVAHAMVTESKDRVTARGKAGLDVSIIAVWRKGVSGQVLAGEAYSKALEECTEYAGSLLKKGFDGVNLFVSVLGCVLFVFTRYEKIVGVKNVKELVEEHVYPATAEAIARALGGGKLAGRLSSMSLFYLLGKVLIARRPQQVRRTLDRSTMAILAIGTRNEMGRLKEFGLVEQESDKFRLLEPAWDQRDPAGAVRSALEKRGVNLRNPVVRTAVDLLHLLEYYAVTMPKSEFTKRAEELRTMYPALYEETLGLARILAEVLQSNDPERELVNRVVDTLAPRQVGIDKWVSINKVDEE